Genomic DNA from Nyctibius grandis isolate bNycGra1 chromosome Z, bNycGra1.pri, whole genome shotgun sequence:
ATCTGTGCCCTATGCTACACTTTCTTAAGCAGAGGAGTAAAGCCTGAAGTCTGGTATCTAAGTTTATGGCTGTACAGCTAAATAAGCTGATTGGTTGGAGAGTTTTGACTCTGGGCTCCCACCTGGGCATAATGGTATCTGAACGTACCTAGTAGGTAGCTAATTGAGGAGCCTTGTTTCTGGAAGCCAAATTTGAAACTCTGGGCCTTATTTACTTGTTTAGGCATTTACCTAGAAATTACTGAGCACCATTGCTTCCTGCTGGCTCCAGTAGGATGTGAAAGCTAGGCTGCTATTGCTTAGGTGCCCCAAAGGAGAGAGTAGGAAGCAAACCTTAGATTCACCGCTCTGAAAATTCTTAGCTGCATGGTGTGGTGGAACAGTAAAAATTGCTTCTGATATTGAAATGCATCTTGAGTGTTCTTTGTTAAATTTTGTCACTATTCTGCAATGGATTATAGCACATGGGACTTTCTACAGGGATTTATAACAGCTCTTCTCAAAAACAGGATAGCTTTTTTCTCATCAGTTGTAGCGTGCAGGAAATACTAAATCAGTCAGTAAACCTCTTGTTATATCTCTATAGCTATCTctccaacacagaaaaaaaaaaaaaacaacagttgcACAAGCTAGTTTTGAATCAGCAGTGCGCACCCATGACAAAATAATCATATGCCAGTGCAATGGAAGTTTAGAGATTTTATAGCCACTACAACTGTTATGTCTGGGATCTGGTTATACTTTTAAAGATACCAACACATTCAAACTAATACTTCACGTACACCCCAATATTCTGAATGCTGTGTATAAGGATATCTTACTGCAGGACAATGAGGAATAATAGAAGTATGCACTCATTCAGAATGAAATCATTACACACAAAGTTAATACTCAGCGTTTCCAATATCCTATCACTGCATGTTCAGACTTTACAAAGTGAGCAAATCACACTGCCATGATGAAATGGATAAGGAATGAGCAGGAATGAGAAGCAGTTTTCATAAAAACCTGCAGCAAGAATGGCTCTGGCAAGGCGCTTGTGCTGACGTTACAGCTCCATGCCACCGCCAAACTCGCTTTCTGCCACTGCTGCTTTACAATGCGTGAGGTCCAGCTGTCCACAATGTGTGTCCAGACAAGGAATACAACATTCACACATGCTTCTCCACGCACCTCTTGCTCACACGTGTGATGACATTTGCTTCCACTAGTAATATACTGCCTGTATACATGCCATGGTCTGTATACATGCCCATACAACCTGGGCACACACTGCTCTTTCCTCTTGACGACAGGGATCTGAGAGCTGGAGTTATTTGTTGACATGAGCCAGGTCTCCCTTACGTGTCAGACAGTGGTGCTGTAGCATGTTTCTGCCACTAGCGTTTTGGCAAAGATTGTGTCCTTGCAGAACATATATTAATTCAAACAGCCTCCACCTACTACTAAAACTCCACCAGTTTTCAGAACTCTTAAGGCTGCAAAGAGGGCATGTCAGTGCTCCTTCCCGGAGCATCCAGTGCTATAAACACTGTTTGAGCAGATCGTCTAGCATATGCACAGTTTTTATGCAAACGTTGTTCTGTGCAGCAGTTTGCCTTCCTTTTTGTATTTCCTACtcaacagcaaagagaaagcatTATTTACAAATGTGTCCTGTGTGTCAATATGCATGGATATACCCTGATAAGACAATAAGGCAGACAATATAGCATATACTAAAAGAATCAGGCATCTAAAGAGATCACCATCTACAAccacaagagagagaaaagtaaagTGATGCACAGAAGtgtaacaggaagaaaacagcattaagagaaggaaacagcatGCAAGGGGAAATTCCTCTCAGTCAGCACTACTAGATGGTGAAATAGATACCCAGACAGAGAAACGTAAACCCACTGctcaaaaaattttaaatgaaactttataCGTCACTTCGTTAAAAACATGTACTTAGAAGTACAGACAGCACAACACAAATGTCTATGAttacaatatttaaatacacAGTTTTGATCACCTAGTCGCACACAAGTGAAGGACCTAATGGAAAGCAGACCTTCAGAAGCAGAGCCAGAAGCACCACTGCTCTGTGACTCCACTCCATGTCCTGCCCCTCCTGCTGTGTCACTAGGCTGGCTCATGTCCTGGAGAATCACCTGTATTATTAATAACTATTAACCTCAACCTCCTCCCCAGAGGCCCCTGATGTGACCCACCTCAGCACAAAGCAAGCCAGCCTGTGAAGACCACGCAGCACAGCTGAGATGTAGGCACTGTGGCAGAGCTCCCAGCAGTCCTTGCCAGCCCTGCAAACCCATAGCGCTCCTGTCCTGGACACTTGTGTTTCCTGGGATGGCGAGGTATGTGGGGCACACTGCTCACAGACAGAAGAGGTTGCTGtcccctccctccagctcctccagatACCTGACAAAACACCCTGAACATCTGGTGAGCCAACCAACATCTCCTGACCAGCTGTCCCCACCGCAGCCAGTAATACCCAAGCCTACTGTCCATCTTTAACAACTGTATAGCTGCTCCTTGCACAGTTATATATCTGAGCACGTAAAGATGAAGTCTACTTGTATCAGTAGATGCCAGCTGCTGAATTTTTGTTACATTAAGTGGTGTTGATCATTACAGACATTTGCAGCAGCACATAACTTGCAAGTTACAGCTGCCTTTACTTGCAATGCCGTATTAATAACATTTGCAGGCTAACTCAGTTTAATGCTATTCGCATTACAGTTTATCTGTATTGAGCCTGAAAGGATTCCAGGAGAATTGTATCGGTCACTAAAATATGAAATTGTGTACCTCTCATGAGGCACAGCTTACACCTTCACAAGACTACCGGGGAGGCACAGGCCAGCCTCCCATCTTCTAATGGACTAGAGGCAACATCCTCACAAGGGTATTTTGGTGTTGCCTCATCAATTTCATTGTTTGCTGCATAATATATTTCTTCCATAAaagctggaaagttaaaacttcCTACTAGGTACAACTATCTATGCCTACTGTCTCAGTCAACAAATTGGTCACACTTCTTCTCTGCTATACTTTAACTGATATGTAATTGTATGCGTAATTGcacactgtcacggtttaaagcggggccggctattaaacctgtggcagacgctctctgttaaccctcccccccccaacccaaagggaaagggaaagggaaaagggagagagacttatgggttggaaagttaaaacagttttaataaactatagtaatgaaaaagagtataataagaataatagaaataatcaaatatatacaaaaccaagatcgagagcttggaaatcctcctcaggcagagttgctccccccagcacaggcagaggggaaaatgcagtagctcccctgccatcacacctgcaggcttttaactggagaattggcaaagctggtaccaatcagtgggagacaggagggcccctccctcctgggccccacctccaggaggcagtgggttagtgataaataggaaagtgagaatgacgtgtatgggatggaatacctcgttggtcaatcttgggtcacctgtcctgtctgctcccccctgcagctgcgaccccccttcggctcttcactcgtaagcagtgaggaatttagcagtgaccttggtttctctaagactaattggcctggtttgggccaaaccaggacacacacgTACTTGAGAACTTGCTTCGATCTTCTCAGGCTTTTGTTTAAACCGCTCAAGGCTGTAAAATACTGCTTACACTTTACATAAAAGTTGATTTCAGAACAGACCACTTTAATCTGTTCTTGGCTCTGAGTACTGATTAGGCTCcaagcaaagaacagaaatatgttTCTCAGCTGTAAAACCATTGAAAATGAAGAAACCTGCCTTTGCTAAggtaaaaacataaaaatgtataataaaGCATCCAGACTTGATAATTTCTGTGTATCAAGGTGATTGCCTTCAAGGCAGTTTCTGTTATCACAGCTGCCGAAGCTGTTTATTCTCTTAGCTCCTTTTCTCAAAGTCCTAGAGCAGACATCAGTTGATGAGTGCAGGTTAAGTAGAAAAACAGGCTGTGCAGCAACTCCTGCACCCTAAGTGCAAGAAGGAATACTTGCAGAGGTCTAAGGTCCCTACAGGTTTTGCGTCAGCCTAAATTCTGGTTGTGCTGCCACCCTACAGCCCCTCACGACACAGTAACACAGGCCAAGCAGTGCTAGATACCTCCTGTACAAGGGAGCGTATTCCAGGAATGCTGGAGCTGAATTTGAACTTCCCTTATGAGGAACAATGAAACTGAGAGCAAGCAGCTTCCCAGAAACCACAACTGTTATACCCCATGCAGAAATGACCACTTTTCAGCAAGTGCTCCTGTCAATCACTGCAAGCCAGCCTAGAGGAAATGTAATTGTGATAACTGAGTATTTTTAGGGCCTATAGAGGAAGTGAGTAGTTTAGCTTTCTCGCTCTCTGGAGAAGGGATCATTACCATGCCACTTTAATGTCAAGTCCTGGAGCACACATATAGATTGGGCACAGAAATAGTgtgatattttcccttttaactTGGGGGGGGGAAGGTAATTTGGCCCTATTAACTTTCCATGACAGGATCTCTAAAAAAGGCCACACCATCCCTAAATTGTTTTGGACTTAATTTGGAGTTGTCATGCAATTAGGTTTTACAAAATTGGCTCCTGGAGTGACAGCTTCTATTGTTACAGCATATGGCAATCAGAGAGCAGCTTGTGGCAGATGTGGTTTATTCACTATTAGCTAGTTTTAGATTTAACAAGGTCATTCTAATCAAAGCAAATGTTAGATGTATTTGACATCTCAGGAGTTTTGCAGCCCCCCCATCATGTTTAAGCTGCTTCTGTCAAGTGGGAGCACAGTAAGACTCATTCAGAGCTGTGAAGTCATATTTAAGATCTAATGATACAACTTACTGGAGGTCTGTATTCCAAAAATCCCATGTTTCTAACATGTATTGTGTTCTTTCAGTAGACTACAAAGACTACCTATTACAATAGGTGAGCTCATTAAGCATGCAGCTCCTTAGTCTTGCAAGCTGTTGCAATAAGCAGCTGTTGCAAGAAGGTGAAAGGTTGAATTATCAACTTGGACAGCACAGCTCTTCATTCAGCTGGCCCAGGAGAGAAAGAATTTGAGCAACAGCTCCATTACCGTGGAGCGTACCTTTGACTACAGCACACGAGCAAAACATCAGTGGTATTTCAGTGACATACTTCCCCACCCAGTAAGCGAGACACTCCCAGAAATTGTCAAAAATTTATTATGAAAGCTTAAATAGCagcaaatatttcaataaaaaatattgcattattAAACCAGTTCTGCAGACTGACCCAAGAGGCCTGTTGAAGTCTGTCTGCTTTGGAGTCTGTCTTAGTAACCACTCTCTAAGCAGTCCATCAAATATTGAGACTTTCTTCCGTGTTTTGTGGACAGCACCAACAGTTCCTAGTTACAGTACTCTGTCCAGTCCTTCTGGAAAGTTTTGGCCCACTTTCCCCAACCTTCTCTGCCTTCTGAAACAGCTCCACTTGACCAGAAAACTTGCAATACTTCTTTCAGTTCCATGGTATGCCAGCCTCTCCACGGTTGCAGCCTGCTGAGGTGCACTAGCGAGGCAAGctgttctctttctcctccGTAAGAGCCCACTGCATGCCAGTCTGAGTGACTTTAATCCAGTCCCTTGACCAGGCTAATCCATGGAATCAGCAGCTTGTTGCACACATTGGTGAACCCACACCACGTTGAGAATGCAACAAAGGTTTCAGCCTCCCCAATGCACTAGATCACCATCACTCAGGCAGATTAATAGTTGGCACCCAGTCATTGACATTCCGGCTCTCTTCACAAAATGAGTTCAGCTTTTCTAGAGCTGGGTCCTTCCAGCCATCTTCATTCGGGttctgtcagaaagaaaaaagttgcaCACCATGAGTGCTGCTCACCAGCTGAAGTCACCACTGTATTTACAGAAGCATTAGCTTCGGAAGCTGGCATTTTCAGATGGTTTCTGTCCTGACAGacagagcaggaaggagaggtgTCACCCTtgtggaaagcagaggaagTCCACGGTTACGGGAAGTGTAGCCTACTATTACTACCACTCAGCTGACATGCTGTACAGTGTGTGCCAAGCCTCCTTTCTTTGCCCAGAACAGGATTTGACTACCAGCAGAAGATGGGGCCACCCCTGACAAGCTCCAGCCCTCCCGCGCACAGACCAGTAGCACATGCACAGCCCCGAAGGGCAGCGTCCCGAGCACCGCTCACCTCCCACGGGACACCCACCGTGATGAGGATGCAGTGGAGGTCCCGCAGCTCCCCGGACTCCTCGCTGGGCCCCACGATGGCAGCCAGCTTGGCCACATCGTTCACCCGCACAATGTCGATGTCATTCTCGCAGCAGAAGGCCTGGATCAGGGTGAAGTGGATCTGCAGAGCAATGTCCCCCTCATCCTCCTCGTCCGTGGCCAGCACGCAGAACGCGACGTTGTCGGGATCGCTGCAAGAGGGGAGCGGCACGTTGAGCCCCACGGCCGGTCCCGaagcccccgcgccccgccgggcagcccccggcccccgcccgccgtACTTACACATTCATCAGCTTGGCCGACTCGTAGACGCCGGCGGTGAGGCAGCCGCGGCGCTGCGCCGACACCAGCAGCTCGTGGAGGGCCTTCCCGGCGCCCTGCATCCTGCGCGCCGGGAGAGGGCACAGAATCAGCGCGGAGCCGGAACCGTCCCCAACAGCCGCCCCGCTGCCCTCGccccccaccacagccccccccGCACTAGCCGCCGCCCAGACGTACCAGTCGTGGCCTGCAGGCACAGGCTCCTGCCCGTGGATCTCCTCCAGAGTCATAGCAGCGGGTCCCCACAGCGCGGTGGCCAGCGACAGCTCCCAGCGACAGCTCCCAGCGACAGCTCCCGCGCCTTCTCTGCACTCCCGCTCCAAGCGCTCTGAGGCAACAACGCGCCGGCCGCCCTATTTATAGCCCACGCGGCTGCGGCGCCGGCAGCTGGCGGCGCCTCCTGTGTTCCCATTGGCCGGcaggggagaaagggggggggCATTATTATGCTAATTGGCGCGCGCCGGCGAGGAagggcggggggaggaggtgcGGGCGGCTCGTGCCCAGAGGTCACGTGGGGAGGGAGCGGGGtgggggcggggcgcgggcacACGCCGCTccgcaccgcccccccccccgccggtgGCGGCTGGCGGCGGTGCCAAGCCCGATCTTGGCTGCAGTCAGCTGCAGGCGCTCCCGGTCCCGGCGGGTTTCGCCACTGGAAGGTCCCGTGGCGATTTCGGTCCGGGGCTTGGGGCTGAAAATCCCGATGCTGcaggggcaaaaaaaataaaagaaaaaatcgCTACGATTTCAGCAAATGCAGATGCCAGGTGCTGCTCGCGGGAAGGGGCAGCCCTCgcagcagcccaggctggggagcagcgcTGCGGAGAAGGCCCTGGGGCCGCGGCCGGCCGCGAGCTGGGCATGGCCAGCAGCGGCCCTGGCTGCAATGAAGGCCcaccgtgtcctgggctgtaTGAAAAGGAGTGTGGCCAGTCGGTCGAGAGAGATGATAAtccccctctgctcagcactcaCGGGACAGCAGCTATGTAGTTTGTCCTGTTTTGGCACTCCCAGCAGAGAGAACACATCAATAAACCGGAGCAAGTTCAGATGAGGGCAGTGAGGTGTCCAGGGCTGCAGCACTGTCCTGCCCTGTAGGCTGCGGGACCAGGGCTGGTTCAGCCCAGAGAAGGCGCAGGCCGGGGGGCACCAAACAGCAGCCCCCCAAAACCTGTTGGGCTGTCATTGAGAAGACAGGGCCAGGGTCTTCACAGCAATGCCTAGCGGGGAGACAAGAGACGATGGGCATAAGTTGAATTGAGAGGCTCAGACGGGATGCAAGGAAAACCCTTTTCCACCTGAGGACAGCCAAGTGGTGGAgcaggatgcccagggaggctgtgcagGCTCCATCCTTGCAGGGCTGCAAGCCCCAACGGGACAAAGCCCTGAGAGACTTGGTCTGATCTCCCTGGTGACCCTGCTACAAGCAGGAAACCTCCTGAAGTCCCCTCTGGTCTGTATTGTCCTATGATcctataattttaattttttttccagcaaatagggacttttttttcatctttattaaaaGTCGTAACATGAGCTGAAGCGTatcctttaaaattaattcagtgtgAAATGTGTATGATTGCTGAACACAGATCTGAACCTGTTTGTCAGCAAACCAAGTGATAGTAAAACAAATTTTCCCACTGTGAATGAGTACAGTCTAAATATTAAAGGACAAATCACTTTCCAAGTCTCTTTCAATCTCTGACATTCATTTTAGGCTGCCAGTTAGTACTTGTCCACCGAGTGACGGCTTCAGACCAGCATCAACTCATTTCATAGAGGTTGTGGAGGGCCACCTTGAGGTAGACCTCTGTTCATTGCAAACCTGTGCCGGACTGAGCCCAGCGGGTTGCACAGACCTCTGTAACCTGTCACCCTCGCTAATTCCTCGCCTCCAGTCACATAGTCCCCTTTCAAATGAGTTTATACCCTGACCCCAGGGTTGTCCTTTCCAGTACTTAGATGGGAGTCCGAGATCTAGCACAGCTCATCTGTGACTCTGTGTATGATACACGCTGTCTGCTCAGTAGTTTCAGCCTGTTTGAGCACCATAATTTCAGAAGTGCTTCTTAACTGAGCTACTTCAATGGCTTGCTGTGCTTCTGCTTCCAGTTGTTTCTAGTTAGTGTCCTGAGAGTCACTACAGGTGACAGCATTGGACCCTGCAGTAATCTCTTAGTAAGCTTCCATTTTAAACTGATGGCAACAGAAGGGTCTGCCAGATACATCCAGCCTCTCTGAGAACATTTCTTGCGTGGTATCTACAGAGCACTCAGGACTGGGGAGATAACTCTTTGCTGTGACCACCAATTCTCAACCCTAATGATCTTTTTCACCTTGCTAATGTGCGAAGGCATTCTTGTCTTGCGAACCCAATCCAGTGACCTGGCGCACTGAATTTGCTTGAGCAGGGCATAAAttctcagtttgttttctttaaaatatatgtgagAAGTTTGCAGAAAATTATCTCCCGGTCTATATTCATAAAAGGGCAGTTGTCTCCACTTGTTGGAATGAGTGTAGTGTACATAGTGTGTACCACTTATTATCAAAAGGTAAAAATCCTTCATACGCCcggtcctttttttttctctaaatatatAAATGGGGAGTAATGCAGAATAGCTTGGGTGGTAAATGGCAGCTTTAGGTTTTCTCATGAAATTGGGTTAGACACACTAAATGGTACATCTCTTAGAAGTATTGAAGGGCCTATTTCTGATGTACTACAGTTTCACTGCATGATGAAATAGGTGGAAAATCCAGGACTGACTCAGAGCTTTGAAAGATGCTGAAATTAACTACGATTTCAATGAGTTTCCCATTACAGTGGAAATGAAAGTTACTTAAAATGGATCGAAATTAGTAGGCCAAAGTAGCTCCTAGTGGATAACAGTGCATATGTAGTAGTATAACATTTATAAGTACCTAAATAATAAACTGATGTATGGAACCATATTAACACGTTAATCCTTTCACATGTAAGCTTCCAGTTTGGCTGAATGACGCAGCACCCTGGAGTTAGGCTTTCTTGTCATCACTCTTTTCAGTTTGCCCCATTATTCCTGGGTCTCCTAGCACAGATGGTGCTGAAGGCCACGAAGCATTACCAGACACCTGATCCAACTTATTTCAAAACAGGGTATCAACACCAGGCTTCCGATGCAGAAGAGGAGGCGCAGGAAGGAGAGCTGTGCCTGCCCCAGGGTCTGTCCCCGTTTTGAAGGGGTCAGCTCTACAGTCGTGATACCTTTGACGTCTAATAAGCAAACTAAACTTAAGTGAGGATCGGGCttcactgcttgctttcttggTCTTTGCCTCCCATGTTTTTAATACATCCAttaaagaaaggggaaaaaacccaaagaaattaGACATGCTTAACAGGCTGTCCTGCAAACCCTGTTCGTCACTGGCACCCGCCGGACGCGCCGCAGCCGAACCGATGCTGCGTTCGCAGCGAAGCTGTGACCTCTGGTGGCAGCTCCGGCGTTACTGCTACAGCGCATCACCAGCCCACTGGCAGACGGTACCGGCAttccattcctgttttcatatCCTTAACGTTTTTAGtgaaaatttaggaaaaaaaaaaaaaaaaaggtagacgTTGATGTTTCCTACATGAAGAAAATCCCTAAAGCAGCCTCCTAATCTTATAAAAAGTCAGATGCAGAGTAACTGAGGAATAATAGTATATTCAATCACAAAAACAGCAAGTAACctaccaaaatgtaacagataAAACTGCAGATAGATTACACCCCTGTATAGCTGGTAATAAAGATGATTTTGTCATTTTGtgaggaaaataataatgtgtCTCCAACTGAAGAGCAGCAGACACAGACATCACCTTTTGGCCTAAGCGAGACGAGAGTCAAGCCTTCCACATCAGAAAAGGCATGAAAGCAGTGGCAACAGCCAGCCCAGCTATGGGGCTCTTACCTTGCCCCAACCTGTCTGGTGCTTTCCTGGCTCATGATGCATACTCAGACTTCCCACCCAAAAGACCCTTTTGGCCAAGATACACCAGTTCTTTCagtttacacagaatcacagaatggttggggttggaagggacctctagagatcatctagtccaaccccctgctaaagcaggttctcctacagcatgttgcacagggtcgcatccaggagggttttgaatatctccagagaaggagactccacaacctccctgggcagcctcaaagtaaagaggtttttcctcatattgagatggaacttcccatgtttcagtttgtgcccgaTGGAGTACTCCCAACCCTCAAGCCTTTCCAAATCCATCAGAGCTTCTCCTCATCCCATTCCAGTCCTCCATTCAGTTCTCCGCCTTTGCAGCCCTGTTGCAGCAAGCTTCCTTCTCCAGAGATGGCATCTCacacaatgaaaaacaaaccacaaacctCTCTACAAACCCTAGAAGTTTtaggaagcagagctgcagtcCCAGCTTCCTCTACAAATCCTCTGGCTATGATCAAGCTGGTTTTGTGTTTCTATCAGACCAATGGGTCACCCAGTCTTTGTATTATTTCCTTCCATTGAACCTGACACAGGTGCAGCTGATCCCTGTGCCTAGTAAACGAGACAGCTCCCTCTGTTCATACACTTTGTTCTGTGGCACTTTCGCCACAGAAATGCCACCTGCCAAGACCACACATCCAC
This window encodes:
- the GADD45G gene encoding growth arrest and DNA damage-inducible protein GADD45 gamma isoform X1 translates to MTLEEIHGQEPVPAGHDWMQGAGKALHELLVSAQRRGCLTAGVYESAKLMNVDPDNVAFCVLATDEEDEGDIALQIHFTLIQAFCCENDIDIVRVNDVAKLAAIVGPSEESGELRDLHCILITNPNEDGWKDPALEKLNSFCEESRNVNDWVPTINLPE
- the GADD45G gene encoding growth arrest and DNA damage-inducible protein GADD45 gamma isoform X2; the protein is MTLEEIHGQEPVPAGHDCDPDNVAFCVLATDEEDEGDIALQIHFTLIQAFCCENDIDIVRVNDVAKLAAIVGPSEESGELRDLHCILITNPNEDGWKDPALEKLNSFCEESRNVNDWVPTINLPE